The following proteins are co-located in the Komagataeibacter sp. FNDCF1 genome:
- the xseA gene encoding exodeoxyribonuclease VII large subunit: MDEQFPDSGRITRGNTPEFSVAEISGAIRRTLEGTFGRIRVRGEITEFKRYPSGHLYFSLKDEGGKLSSVVWRGTVSRLGLKPENGVEVIATGKISSYGERSSYQMVIDRLEYAGEGALLARIERLRIRLAEEGMFDAARKRALPFLPRVIGVVTSAQGAVLHDIRTTIARRFPHPVLVWPVPVQGEGAADRIAQAIAGFDMIEGDGPLPRPDVLIVARGGGSLEDLMAFNDEGVLRAVAACRIPVISAVGHETDTTLIDFVSDCRAPTPTAAAEMALPVRAELEAGLAQRDARLRGGLARCLQLARARLDRAAAGLPDLPGVMENARRRLDDLGYRLDLALPARVQFLRGRLQNASDRLPAPHMLLALRRADLARVGTASQQAMGALLQRRAAALGRLRVPPAVLVSQLGASTSRLAGAGGRLDSLSPQAVLERGYVLVTDSAGRPLAHAAQAREAADVVLTFADGRVAARTLGEAPPTQGHLDL; this comes from the coding sequence ATGGATGAACAGTTTCCCGACTCCGGTCGCATCACGCGCGGCAATACGCCCGAATTCTCGGTTGCCGAGATTTCGGGCGCGATCCGCCGCACGCTGGAAGGCACGTTCGGCCGCATCCGCGTGCGGGGCGAGATTACGGAATTCAAGCGCTACCCGTCCGGGCATCTCTATTTTTCGCTCAAGGATGAGGGGGGCAAGCTGTCCTCTGTCGTGTGGCGCGGCACGGTCTCCCGGCTGGGGCTGAAGCCGGAGAACGGGGTGGAGGTCATCGCCACGGGCAAGATCTCGTCCTATGGGGAGCGCTCGTCCTACCAGATGGTGATCGACCGGCTGGAATACGCGGGCGAGGGCGCCCTGCTGGCCCGGATCGAACGCCTGCGCATCCGTCTGGCGGAGGAGGGCATGTTTGATGCGGCGCGCAAGCGCGCGCTGCCTTTCCTGCCGCGCGTGATCGGGGTGGTCACATCGGCGCAGGGTGCCGTGCTGCATGATATCCGCACCACCATCGCCCGCCGCTTCCCCCACCCCGTGCTGGTCTGGCCGGTGCCGGTGCAGGGCGAGGGAGCCGCTGACCGGATCGCGCAGGCCATCGCCGGGTTCGACATGATCGAGGGAGACGGCCCGCTGCCCCGCCCCGATGTGCTGATCGTGGCGCGCGGCGGCGGGTCGCTGGAAGACCTGATGGCCTTCAACGATGAAGGCGTGCTGCGCGCCGTGGCGGCATGCCGCATTCCGGTCATTTCCGCCGTGGGGCACGAGACGGATACCACGCTGATCGATTTCGTGTCCGACTGCCGGGCCCCCACGCCGACTGCCGCCGCCGAAATGGCTTTGCCGGTCCGTGCGGAACTGGAAGCGGGGCTGGCCCAGCGCGATGCGCGGCTGCGTGGCGGGCTCGCGCGCTGCCTGCAACTGGCGCGCGCACGTCTGGACCGTGCGGCGGCAGGACTGCCAGACCTGCCCGGCGTGATGGAAAACGCGCGCAGACGGCTTGATGATCTGGGCTACCGGCTGGATCTGGCGCTGCCCGCGCGCGTACAGTTCCTGCGTGGCCGGCTGCAGAATGCGTCCGACCGGCTGCCGGCGCCCCATATGCTTCTTGCGCTGCGCCGGGCGGATCTTGCGCGCGTCGGCACGGCCAGCCAGCAGGCCATGGGCGCGCTGCTGCAGCGCAGGGCGGCGGCGCTGGGCCGGCTGCGCGTCCCCCCCGCCGTACTGGTGTCGCAGCTGGGTGCCAGTACCAGCCGTCTGGCGGGGGCGGGCGGGCGGCTGGACTCGCTCTCCCCACAGGCCGTACTGGAACGGGGCTACGTGCTGGTGACCGACAGCGCGGGCAGGCCGCTGGCGCATGCGGCCCAGGCCCGTGAGGCGGCGGACGTGGTGCTGACCTTTGCCGATGGCAGGGTCGCGGCCCGCACGCTGGGCGAAGCGCCACCCACGCAGGGGCATCTGGATCTGTAA
- a CDS encoding DNA-binding protein, with protein MFPLKRMLSLREAAEHLGITLLRLRSLRLVGAGPHAAMRNKGGVMFRIEDLDEYVDSLYRRASISHTEQARHRNEWRGRIAAVPEDARTGLTDSFMQIVTRDELLEKGASRGFRLLFLGGLCLIFLSHTPLIWRL; from the coding sequence ATGTTCCCCCTCAAGCGCATGCTGTCCCTGCGCGAGGCGGCGGAGCACCTGGGCATTACCCTGCTGCGGCTGCGTTCCCTGCGCCTTGTGGGGGCGGGGCCCCATGCCGCCATGCGCAACAAGGGCGGGGTGATGTTCCGCATCGAGGATCTGGATGAGTATGTGGACAGCCTTTACCGCCGCGCCAGCATCTCGCACACCGAGCAGGCGCGCCACCGCAACGAATGGCGCGGCCGTATTGCCGCCGTGCCGGAAGACGCGCGCACGGGCCTGACCGATTCCTTCATGCAGATCGTGACGCGTGACGAACTGCTGGAAAAAGGGGCCAGCCGGGGGTTCCGCCTGCTGTTCCTGGGGGGGCTGTGTCTCATTTTCCTTTCCCACACGCCGCTTATCTGGCGGTTGTAG
- a CDS encoding OmpH family outer membrane protein, which translates to MRSSIMARTGKVGLRGALCGLALALSPALAMAQDAGGGQPQQNPILPMPPVPEFKPLPAGTHPAAPVIGIFNTQQIMAQSTAVQKLQTELGTRREALVKDVRAEDGQLQALRQSIIKAGKAPTPEQQQDLQKRVMADRTKFGNRNRILEEDAQVALNQVQREMQQIVSAIAAARGMTLVLQAGTAALHDNSLDISDQVVTYLNQALPSVYLPGPTEDPEDIAKSGKYPVMPFQPADNGGGGE; encoded by the coding sequence ATGCGCAGCAGCATTATGGCCCGTACAGGTAAGGTGGGCCTGCGGGGCGCACTTTGCGGGCTGGCACTTGCCCTCAGTCCGGCCCTTGCCATGGCGCAGGATGCCGGTGGCGGACAGCCTCAGCAGAACCCCATCCTGCCCATGCCGCCCGTGCCGGAATTCAAGCCGCTGCCCGCGGGCACGCACCCGGCCGCACCTGTTATCGGCATTTTCAACACGCAGCAGATCATGGCGCAGTCCACTGCCGTGCAGAAGCTGCAGACCGAGCTGGGTACCCGCCGCGAAGCACTGGTGAAGGACGTGCGGGCGGAGGATGGCCAGCTGCAGGCACTGCGCCAGTCCATCATCAAGGCAGGCAAGGCCCCCACGCCGGAGCAGCAGCAGGACCTGCAGAAGCGCGTGATGGCCGACCGTACGAAATTCGGCAACCGTAACCGCATCCTGGAAGAAGACGCGCAGGTCGCGCTGAACCAGGTCCAGCGTGAAATGCAGCAGATCGTCAGCGCCATTGCCGCCGCACGCGGCATGACGCTGGTGCTGCAGGCCGGTACCGCCGCCCTGCATGACAACAGCCTTGATATCAGCGACCAGGTGGTCACCTACCTGAACCAGGCGCTGCCCAGCGTGTACCTGCCCGGTCCGACGGAAGACCCCGAGGACATTGCCAAGAGCGGCAAATACCCCGTCATGCCGTTCCAGCCTGCCGATAACGGCGGCGGCGGCGAGTAA
- the ybaK gene encoding Cys-tRNA(Pro) deacylase: MSRATPATAALEKAAIAFSVIEYAYDPAAGQTGNHAAASIGENPDRVFKTLMVLVDRRPACVVVPVAATISMKKVAAAFGGKSAEMMPPPDAERTTGFRVGGISPFGQRKRVRTALAQEAMVQPYVIINGGKRGYLVRLSASDAVAATGALTADLLA; the protein is encoded by the coding sequence ATGAGCAGGGCAACACCCGCCACCGCAGCGCTGGAAAAGGCCGCAATCGCCTTCAGCGTCATTGAATATGCGTATGATCCCGCCGCCGGGCAGACAGGCAACCATGCCGCGGCCTCCATCGGGGAAAACCCTGATCGCGTGTTCAAGACGCTGATGGTGCTGGTGGACCGCAGGCCTGCCTGCGTGGTGGTGCCGGTGGCGGCAACGATCAGCATGAAAAAGGTGGCGGCTGCCTTTGGCGGCAAGTCAGCCGAGATGATGCCACCACCCGATGCGGAACGCACCACGGGCTTCCGTGTGGGCGGGATCAGTCCCTTTGGCCAGCGCAAGCGCGTACGCACTGCCCTGGCGCAGGAAGCCATGGTCCAGCCCTATGTCATCATAAACGGGGGGAAACGGGGCTATCTGGTGCGTCTGTCCGCATCTGATGCCGTGGCCGCTACCGGCGCACTTACGGCGGACCTGCTGGCCTGA
- a CDS encoding SDR family NAD(P)-dependent oxidoreductase codes for MTARPAGAPLAGRVALVTGASRGIGRAVAVALAQAGARCIVTARTQGGLEQTDDLIRQHTGSSAILLPLDLNDGAALDTLGPSIAAREGRLDCMVHCAGKLGVLSPLTHLQPQDWERALHAGPTTTWRLIRTLAPLLERAPEGRAVFLTDRHATAPEPFWGLVAATRAAQDAIVRTWVRELPAHSPLRINLFEPGMVATRLRRLAMPALDMDSLPTPEAIAPRIVRLCLPGPRPQETCGDADTTPMQGAGT; via the coding sequence ATGACCGCCCGGCCCGCGGGCGCGCCACTTGCGGGGCGCGTGGCCCTTGTCACCGGCGCCAGCCGTGGCATCGGCCGCGCGGTGGCCGTGGCGCTGGCACAGGCAGGCGCGCGCTGCATTGTCACCGCCCGCACGCAGGGCGGGCTGGAACAGACCGATGACCTGATCCGCCAGCATACCGGCAGTAGTGCCATCCTGCTGCCGCTGGACCTGAACGATGGGGCGGCACTCGATACGCTGGGTCCCTCCATTGCCGCACGGGAAGGCCGGCTGGACTGCATGGTGCACTGCGCGGGTAAACTGGGCGTGCTGTCCCCCCTGACCCACCTGCAGCCGCAGGACTGGGAACGGGCGCTGCATGCCGGTCCTACCACGACATGGCGCCTGATCCGCACACTCGCCCCCCTGCTGGAACGCGCACCCGAAGGGCGGGCGGTCTTCCTGACCGACCGCCATGCCACCGCGCCGGAACCCTTCTGGGGGCTGGTTGCCGCCACCCGCGCGGCGCAGGACGCCATTGTGCGCACATGGGTGCGCGAACTGCCCGCACACAGTCCGCTGCGCATCAACCTGTTTGAACCCGGCATGGTGGCCACCCGCCTGCGCAGGCTGGCCATGCCCGCGCTGGACATGGACAGCCTGCCCACGCCCGAGGCCATTGCCCCCCGGATCGTGCGGCTGTGCCTGCCTGGCCCCCGGCCACAGGAAACATGCGGGGATGCCGATACCACACCCATGCAGGGAGCCGGGACATGA